A segment of the Deltaproteobacteria bacterium genome:
TCCCAGAACGAATCGTGCGCGCTCGACGCGGAGCATTTCGTAGGGCGTCATGCACTTGATCCCAAGGCCGATGCAGGCATCCGGAATCTTGATCTTGCGCGTCGAAGCGGCAGGCACCTCATGCGTCACAACGGTATGGCGCCCCGCGTGTGCCTGCGACACGAGGTAGTAGTCGGCCACCTGGAGGAAAGTGCTCACCGCCGAAGCCTCGTAGCGCTGCCCCGAAGCCCAAGTGCTGACCGCGGCGAGAGACGGGGACACGCTGGCGTCCGGGCGCAGGAAAAAGCCGGTGCCTCGGGTCGCAGCCCAGGTCGAAAGCTCGTCGGCGATCGCCTTCACCTCGTCCCCGACCTTCTCGACGCTGAACACCCCACCGTCCCCATTGCGCTCGACGAGCCACTCCCAGAACGCCGGGCAGAAGTCGAACCCGTAGTGGAGGTTCTTGGCCCGTATGAAGACGTCGGCATCGAGGAGGTAGGCCATCAGAACCCGACCCCCAGGCTGTGGCCGAGCTCGCGGAACGTCGCCATCTTTCGGAAACCGAGCAGCCGGAAGGCCTCGGTGAACGACGAGCGCCCCTCCAACGTGCTGATCATGAGGGCGCGCGCAAAACGCTTGCCGGCTCGCGCCCCCAGCGTGAGATAGAAGTCGCCTCCGCCGCCACTCGGCAGAGAACGCAGCCGCTCCAGTTCCTCCTCGTAGGCCTGCCAGTAGGCATCGCCGCGCAGGCTCCCCGCGTCGTGCATGCGGCGCAGGACCACAAGCGTGCTCAC
Coding sequences within it:
- a CDS encoding DUF4411 family protein encodes the protein MAYLLDADVFIRAKNLHYGFDFCPAFWEWLVERNGDGGVFSVEKVGDEVKAIADELSTWAATRGTGFFLRPDASVSPSLAAVSTWASGQRYEASAVSTFLQVADYYLVSQAHAGRHTVVTHEVPAASTRKIKIPDACIGLGIKCMTPYEMLRVERARFVLGTGAVP